Proteins from a genomic interval of Ferrovibrio terrae:
- the asnB gene encoding asparagine synthase (glutamine-hydrolyzing): MCGIFGMLGRQASLQTTRRALAVQQHRGPDDTGWVEIAEGPLCLGHNRLAIIDVSALGHQPMASADGRNWIVFNGEIYNYRELRRELGDYSFRSSSDTEVILAAYARWGVACLERFIGMFSFALWDGERQELLLARDRLGIKPLNYGYVDGTLVFASEIKAILTAGHAVTPDAETWSDYLAYGIYEQHDRTFFRGIRQLPAGCYMYCRPDGTSSINAFWDLKQIVETAGAAPLESDELEALMVDAVRYRLRSDVPLGVNISGGLDSLLLASMVDQLAAPGQKLHAATAGFSDSRYDERGYAREVISGTRWLPLETAEGPDMLRSTARVALSHQEAPIGGIATLAYHNLHEKIRAAGLTVQLEGQGLDEMFAGYAYYRGLTDGSQSLQGWLSEGLYQDGTSPLARDVLSQSLRDAGQAWHWRVPALDDAVNQALFVDITQRKLPRVLRMNDRLSMAHSIELRVPFLDHRLVEAAFRIPGLAKIAGGMSKRPLRDIAQRRHPSMTSIWSEKRAVVAPQTGWLRGAGAGFVEDCLESPWLLDSGLFDVDRLRDRFRVFVQNGANNSFFVWQWVNVALWCELFVGGAWRDHAVRTQAHGMV; the protein is encoded by the coding sequence ATGTGTGGCATTTTCGGCATGTTGGGACGGCAGGCGAGCCTGCAGACCACCAGGCGTGCCCTGGCGGTGCAGCAGCATCGCGGACCGGACGATACGGGCTGGGTCGAGATTGCCGAGGGACCACTTTGCCTGGGCCACAACCGTCTGGCCATCATTGATGTTTCCGCACTGGGGCACCAGCCGATGGCCTCGGCCGACGGCCGTAACTGGATCGTTTTCAACGGCGAAATCTACAATTACCGCGAGCTCCGGCGGGAACTCGGCGATTATTCATTCCGCTCTTCCAGCGATACCGAGGTCATTCTCGCCGCTTATGCGCGTTGGGGCGTTGCGTGCCTGGAGCGGTTTATCGGGATGTTCTCGTTTGCCCTCTGGGACGGCGAGCGGCAGGAACTGCTGCTGGCGCGCGACCGTCTTGGCATCAAGCCGCTCAATTACGGATATGTTGACGGCACTCTGGTTTTTGCCAGCGAGATCAAGGCCATCCTGACGGCCGGACATGCCGTCACGCCAGATGCGGAAACCTGGTCCGACTATCTGGCCTATGGCATCTACGAGCAGCATGATCGCACATTCTTCCGGGGAATCCGACAGCTGCCGGCCGGCTGCTACATGTATTGCCGCCCGGACGGTACCAGCAGTATCAACGCATTCTGGGATCTCAAGCAGATCGTCGAAACGGCTGGTGCCGCGCCGCTCGAGAGTGATGAGCTCGAGGCTCTGATGGTCGACGCGGTGCGCTATCGTCTGCGCTCTGACGTGCCGCTCGGCGTCAATATTTCAGGTGGCCTCGATTCCCTGCTGCTCGCCAGTATGGTCGACCAGCTTGCTGCTCCAGGACAGAAGTTGCATGCGGCCACCGCGGGCTTCAGTGATTCACGATATGACGAACGTGGCTATGCGCGCGAGGTGATATCCGGCACGCGCTGGTTGCCACTCGAGACGGCCGAAGGGCCGGATATGCTGCGCAGTACGGCACGCGTGGCGCTCAGTCACCAGGAGGCACCGATCGGCGGCATCGCGACGCTAGCCTATCACAATCTGCACGAAAAAATCCGGGCGGCGGGCCTGACCGTGCAGTTGGAAGGGCAAGGCCTAGATGAAATGTTTGCCGGCTATGCCTATTACCGCGGCCTGACGGATGGCAGCCAGTCACTGCAGGGCTGGCTGTCGGAGGGGTTGTATCAAGATGGCACTTCGCCGCTGGCTCGGGATGTGCTGTCGCAATCCCTGCGCGATGCCGGGCAAGCCTGGCATTGGCGGGTGCCGGCGTTGGATGATGCGGTGAACCAGGCCCTGTTCGTCGACATCACCCAGCGCAAGCTGCCGCGCGTTCTGCGGATGAATGATCGCCTCTCTATGGCGCATAGCATCGAGCTGCGCGTGCCGTTCCTCGATCACCGCCTTGTGGAAGCGGCATTCCGCATTCCCGGCCTCGCCAAGATCGCCGGCGGCATGTCGAAACGTCCGCTGCGCGATATTGCCCAGCGCCGCCACCCCTCGATGACCTCGATCTGGTCCGAGAAACGCGCCGTGGTCGCGCCGCAGACCGGCTGGCTGCGGGGGGCCGGCGCGGGTTTCGTCGAAGATTGTCTGGAAAGTCCCTGGCTGCTCGACAGCGGATTGTTCGATGTTGACCGGTTGCGGGATCGTTTCCGCGTTTTCGTCCAGAATGGCGCCAACAACAGCTTCTTCGTCTGGCAATGGGTGAATGTCGCCCTGTGGTGCGAATTGTTTGTCGGCGGCGCCTGGAGGGATCATGCGGTCCGGACCCAGGCGCATGGCA
- the neuC gene encoding UDP-N-acetylglucosamine 2-epimerase → MRKVCIVVNSRANYARIKSVLTAVREHPDLQLQLVVGASALLERFGRVIDLIRADGFREEAVVYMALEGDTTANMVKSTALGMIELSSLFMHITPDIVLTVADRYETLATAVTASYMNIPLAHTQGGETTGSIDESVRHAITKLAHIHFPATDKARENLIRMGEDPATIYMTGCPALDLVTGMKDRSIDQTFWARNAGVGYQNGWSEPYIVVLQHPVTTENTEANKQIDETLHAVRALGMRTIWMWPNIDAGSDAISKRLRVFHENQGGEKVTFYKNFSSEDFIRLIDNSVCMIGNSSSALREGSLLGVPVVNVGSRQQTREHGANVMHADYNAVAIEAAARAQITHGKYVPDELFGDGTAGRQIADILATCKISVQKRLHYPN, encoded by the coding sequence GTGAGAAAGGTCTGTATTGTCGTCAACAGCCGAGCGAATTACGCTCGCATCAAATCCGTGCTGACGGCGGTTCGTGAGCATCCTGATTTGCAGTTGCAGCTGGTTGTCGGCGCCTCCGCATTGCTGGAGCGGTTTGGTCGGGTGATCGACCTGATCCGCGCCGATGGCTTCCGCGAGGAAGCTGTCGTGTACATGGCACTGGAAGGCGACACCACGGCTAATATGGTCAAGTCGACCGCGCTGGGCATGATCGAACTGTCGAGCCTGTTCATGCATATCACGCCAGATATCGTTCTGACCGTCGCCGACCGCTACGAGACTTTGGCCACCGCCGTGACGGCCAGCTACATGAATATTCCACTGGCTCATACACAGGGTGGCGAGACGACAGGCTCGATTGACGAGAGTGTGCGTCACGCCATCACCAAGCTGGCGCATATCCATTTCCCGGCCACCGACAAGGCGCGCGAAAACCTGATCCGAATGGGCGAGGATCCCGCCACGATTTACATGACCGGCTGCCCTGCGCTGGATCTCGTGACCGGCATGAAAGATCGCAGCATCGATCAGACCTTCTGGGCGCGCAATGCCGGCGTCGGCTATCAGAATGGGTGGAGCGAACCTTATATCGTGGTGCTGCAGCATCCGGTGACGACCGAGAATACCGAGGCCAACAAGCAGATTGATGAAACTCTGCACGCGGTGCGTGCCCTAGGCATGCGCACGATATGGATGTGGCCGAATATCGACGCCGGTTCGGATGCCATATCCAAGCGCCTGCGCGTTTTCCATGAGAACCAGGGTGGCGAGAAAGTTACCTTCTACAAGAACTTCTCGTCGGAGGACTTCATCCGCCTGATCGATAACTCTGTCTGCATGATCGGAAATTCCTCATCCGCTCTACGCGAGGGGTCGTTGCTGGGCGTACCTGTGGTCAATGTCGGATCGCGCCAGCAGACGCGAGAGCACGGCGCCAATGTAATGCATGCCGATTATAATGCGGTCGCCATCGAGGCTGCCGCGCGGGCGCAAATCACGCATGGGAAGTATGTGCCGGACGAGCTGTTCGGCGACGGCACTGCCGGCCGTCAGATCGCCGACATTCTGGCGACCTGTAAAATATCCGTGCAGAAACGCCTCCACTATCCAAACTGA
- a CDS encoding N-acetylneuraminate synthase family protein, translating into MTAKRFHIDKREIGGGRAFLIAEVAQAHDGSLGAAHAFIDAASDVGADAIKFQTHIAAAESTLDEPFRLKFSRQDVTRYDYWRRMEFTPEQWRGLAQHARDRKLVFLSSAFSVEAVDLLEGLGVPAWKIGSGEIVTNDLLERMSGTGKPMLISTGMSGYEEITAVHERWSSRGNAIALFQCTTKYPTAMPDVGLNVLARMKSAFPCPIGLSDHSGRPEPAMAAIARGADLVELHVTFDHRSFGPDTVASVTFADFARIVTFRDCLVEMDANPVDKDALAAQMRPTREIFGKSLALKADQPAGTVLRRDMLTLKKPGTGIAPDAIDKIVGCRLLTDADSRYLLRWNQIEAHADEPGASA; encoded by the coding sequence ATGACAGCTAAACGCTTTCATATCGATAAGCGCGAAATCGGTGGAGGCCGCGCTTTCCTGATTGCCGAGGTGGCGCAGGCACATGATGGTTCACTGGGTGCCGCGCATGCCTTCATCGATGCGGCATCCGATGTCGGTGCTGATGCGATCAAATTCCAGACCCATATCGCGGCGGCGGAATCGACGCTGGACGAGCCCTTCCGACTGAAATTCTCTCGCCAGGACGTCACGCGTTATGACTACTGGCGCCGCATGGAATTCACCCCGGAACAATGGCGAGGACTGGCGCAGCACGCGCGCGATAGGAAGTTGGTATTTCTGTCCTCCGCCTTCTCGGTAGAGGCCGTCGACCTGCTGGAAGGTCTTGGCGTGCCGGCATGGAAAATAGGGTCGGGCGAGATTGTGACCAATGACCTGCTCGAACGCATGAGCGGGACGGGCAAGCCCATGCTGATCTCCACGGGCATGAGCGGTTATGAGGAGATCACGGCAGTTCATGAGCGCTGGAGCAGCCGTGGTAATGCGATCGCACTCTTCCAGTGCACGACGAAATACCCCACGGCGATGCCCGATGTCGGCCTCAACGTGTTGGCGCGGATGAAATCGGCATTTCCTTGCCCGATCGGCCTGTCGGATCATTCCGGGCGGCCGGAGCCGGCAATGGCGGCGATCGCGCGCGGCGCGGATCTGGTCGAGCTACACGTCACATTTGACCATCGCAGTTTCGGTCCCGATACCGTGGCATCCGTTACTTTTGCTGATTTCGCCCGGATCGTCACTTTCCGGGATTGCTTGGTGGAAATGGACGCCAATCCGGTCGATAAGGACGCCCTGGCCGCACAGATGCGGCCGACACGAGAGATTTTCGGCAAGAGTCTCGCGCTGAAAGCCGATCAGCCGGCTGGCACAGTACTGCGTCGTGATATGCTGACTTTAAAGAAGCCTGGCACCGGTATCGCACCGGATGCCATCGACAAAATCGTAGGTTGCCGGCTGCTCACGGATGCCGATAGCCGCTATCTGCTTCGATGGAACCAGATCGAGGCACACGCTGATGAACCCGGAGCAAGCGCGTGA
- a CDS encoding cytidylyltransferase domain-containing protein has protein sequence MMPRSGDPGDAGRMTMNKIIQGGVLGVIPARGGSKSVPLKNLAPLAGRPLIDYCIAVAQAVMPKTVHRLVCSTDHPAIKDFCLSRSVEVIDRPSEIATDAAPTDDAVRHVLQTIADADGAMPEIVVLLQPTSPFVLPEHINEIVRILLDDPTLDTAQSLAHLPHNMHALNQRIIKEGRVYFRFWEERKLAYNKQLKPMHYRYGNILAFRSESLMAGTPCFGPNCGSFVVDSAYAHDVDGPEDFEYAEFLIEKKKVVVI, from the coding sequence ATGATGCCGCGCTCGGGTGATCCTGGCGATGCGGGAAGGATGACGATGAACAAGATTATACAGGGTGGTGTGCTTGGCGTGATCCCGGCGCGCGGAGGCTCGAAATCCGTCCCGCTGAAGAATCTCGCACCGCTCGCCGGTCGGCCGCTGATAGATTACTGTATCGCTGTTGCTCAGGCCGTAATGCCGAAAACCGTACACCGCCTGGTCTGTTCGACCGATCATCCTGCAATCAAGGATTTCTGCCTGTCCCGATCTGTTGAGGTAATCGACCGCCCGTCGGAAATTGCCACCGACGCGGCCCCGACCGATGATGCCGTGCGGCATGTGCTGCAGACGATCGCCGATGCCGATGGTGCGATGCCAGAGATCGTTGTGCTTTTGCAGCCGACGTCGCCATTCGTTCTGCCCGAGCATATCAACGAAATCGTGCGTATTCTGCTGGATGATCCGACGCTTGATACGGCGCAGTCGCTGGCCCATCTGCCGCATAACATGCATGCGCTAAATCAGCGGATCATCAAGGAGGGCCGGGTTTATTTCCGATTCTGGGAAGAGCGCAAGCTCGCCTACAACAAGCAGCTCAAGCCGATGCATTATCGCTACGGCAATATACTGGCATTCCGCTCGGAATCCCTGATGGCAGGCACCCCATGCTTTGGCCCGAACTGCGGCAGCTTTGTCGTGGATTCCGCCTATGCGCATGACGTGGATGGACCGGAAGATTTCGAATACGCGGAATTCCTGATCGAGAAAAAGAAGGTCGTGGTGATTTGA